The DNA window TCCGACAATGAAGTGTGGTTGGCGAGAAAAATGAAAGTTGAACAACTCCACGGTCCCAGAGGGACTTCCTTTCAGGTCCTTGAGTTGGAGTATCTTTTACAGGAAGATTCCCCTGAACTCTTCTTTTCGCTTGGTTTGCAAAGGGGTGGACATGTGGTTCTCACCTGTGCCCCCGCAAGGCTTGACATTATGGGAGGTATCGCTGATTACTGCGGCGCGAATGTTTTTGAGATGACGCTCAACCGCACAGCAATCGCCGCCTGCCAAGCCAGAGAAGATAGAAACCTCTGTGCTATCACACTCCGAGCAGGAGATCAATTCAAACCTAACTTTCATCTCTCGCTGGATAGTTTCTATACGAATGGGACTCTCAAAACGTATTCACAGATTCAGGAACATTTCAGTGAGGAACCCGGAGCAGAATGGACGGGATATATACTCGGGGCATTTTATGTCTTACTCAAAGAGGGTAGGATTGGGCAATTCCCGCACGGTGCCACGATAGTTATCAAAAGCGATATTCCGATCGGTGGAGGTGTCGCCTCCTCCGCAGCTATTGAAGTCGCTACATTGATGGCGATCAACCAGCTGTATGGCTTAGAATTAGATGCCATGGAAATAGCGCGCCTCGCACAAATCGTTGAAAATAGAATTGTTGGCGCGCCTTGTGGGATTATGGATCAGGTGACGGCTGCCGCTGGCACGTCAACAAAGATTCTCTCAATTCTTTGTCAACCGGACAAAATTCTCGAATTCGTTTCATGTCCATTAAACGTGAGTTTTGTCGGTATCTATACAAGAGTGCGCAGAAGCACGACCAGCACTGCTTATGTTGACACACGCACCGGGACTTTTATGGGGTTGACTATCCTCAAAGCAGCGTTTTCATCAGAGGCCGCGGAAGGTAGCATCGCTCGAAAGCTATCCGAGGCGTTAGCAGATAACTACCTATGCAACCTTTCTGTCCAGGATTTTCGTGAGCAGTGTGAGCACCTGTTGCCTGAACAGATGCAGGGCGCGGAGTTTCTTGACAAATACGGTGAAACCGTTGATACCGCTACACAGGTGAATCCAGAGACATCGTATGCGGTTAGGAGTCGAGTCCAACACGCAATTTACGAGAACGCACGTGTGAGGCAATTTATTGCTGCTATAAAAAACGCGGATACAGATTCCGATCGTATCCAAGACTACCTCAGCGAAGCAGGGAATCTCATGTACGAATCCAATGCCAGTTACCGTGATCTGGCAGGATTGGGTTCCCGTGAAGTTGATGGACTTGTGAACATCGCTCGGAAGATTGGAGAACAGGGCGGTATCTACGGTGCCAAGATTACCGGTGGCGGTGGCGGCGGGACTGTTGCCTTGCTATGCCACGGTAACGTGGAAAATTCGCTCACCCAAATTCTCGCTGCTTACAAATTAGCGTGGGGAATTGATGGCGAGCTTATCCGAGGAAACGCCGCTGGCGCGTTTGAATTTGGCCATATTCTCTGGGAGTTGAAGGAACTCGAACCGCCTACACATTTTTAACTATGGAAAACTTAGATAAACAGGACCAACGCCGTGCGTCCGGTGTTACATGGCGCGCTATCCTCATCGCTATCTTCTTAATTCCCCCGAACGTCTTTTGGGTCATTGAAGTTGAGTGTGTCTGGCATTCTGGGCATCCAACGACCATTTCGCTCTTCTGGAATGTTGTCCTCAACATCTTTTTCCTAATCTTGATAAATCTTTTCCTGAAGCGTGTCGCCCCGCGATCCGCGCTAACGCAGGGCGAGATGATTACCATTTACGCCATGCTCTCTATCGCCTCCGGTTTGGCAGGGCATGATACCCTAGCACTGACAATTCCCGCACTCCCCCACGCATTCTGGTTCGCAACCATTGAGAATGATTGGGCGGATATGTTTCATACTTACATTCCACAACATCTCGTTGTCGCCGACAGAGAGCTTATCCGGGGATTTTACGAAGGCAACACGCCCTTCTATAATGCTAAAATCGGTGGGGCATGGATAATGCCGACTCTGTGGTGGACCTCGCTTATTGTCGCACTCGGCACCATCATGATTTGTGTAAATGTGCTGATTCGCAAACAGTGGACAGAACATGAAAAATTGGCGTATCCAATTATCCAACTCCCGATGGCAATTACAGAAAGAGGTGGAGCCGCGCAGCTTTTCCGAAGTCGTATCCTATGGTATGGGTTTATCATCGCCGCAGTAATAAATGTCTGGCACGGTTTGGCTCACTTTTTTCCCGTCTTACCCGACTTCAGTGTGCGTCATAACGCCCGGAATTGGGGCAGAGTCTTCACTGAAAAACCGTGGAACGCTGTCGGTAATATCCCCGTGCCGCTCTACCCGTTTGTAATCGGATTAGGGTTCCTTTTGCCACTGGATCTTTCGTTTTCTATGTGGTTCTTCTACCTGTTTGAGAAAGCACAGCGGGTTTTCGGCAGCGCACTCGCAATCCCAGCCCCTTTCCCGTATGGGAGTGAACAATCCATTGGCGGTTGGATGGCGATCTTTGTTATCGCGATGCTCGTAACGCGGAGGCACATTGTGAACGTCGTGCGAACCATCTTCGGTATGCCCGGCGGGATTGACGACTCACAAGAGCCGATCCGTTATCGGACGGCACTCCTGCTCATTATCATCTCAAGCCTCTTTATCATCTGGTTCTGTCTGAAAGCGGGAATGACCCTCCCAATTATTCTCCCGTTCTTTGCCTTCTTTTCTGCCATTTCGATTGCTATTACGCGCGTCCGTGCGGAGCTCGGTCCTCCCGCACATGAGATGGCGGGGATGTGTAATGCACAACAGTTTTTAGTCAATATTCTCGGAACACGCCGCATCGGACCCAATAACCTGACGGTTTTTCCCTACTTTTGGTTTTTTAGTGGACGTGGATACCGCGAACACATTATGCCCCATCAGCTTGAAGCGTTTAAAATGGCGGAACGGGCGAATATGAACACGAAACGCTTGGTCCTTGCCATGGTTATTGCTGTTGTTCTTGGATCCCTCGCATCATTTTGGGCGACACTCAGTGAACTCTATCGTCTCGGGGGTGCCGTCACAGGCGCGGGCGGTGGCATTGGACCGTCAGTGGGGCATATCGGTCAATTCGGCTGGCTTGCCGGGCTATTCGCTTTCCCGCGCGAACCCGACATCCCCGCAATGTCCTTCATGGCAGGTGGAATGGGACTCACCTTCTTCCTCATGGTGATGCGGATGCGGTTCATCTGGTGGCCCCTTCATCCCGCAGGTTATCCTATCTCTATGACCGGGGGAGTCGGCTATTTTTGGAGTTGTCTCGTTATCAGCAGTTTTCTCAAATGGATGGCACTCCGGTTTGGTGGACCCGGCACTTATCGAACGATGGTCTTCTTCTTTTTCGGAGTCATTCTCGGTGAGTACTGTGTTGGCGCATTCTGGAGCGTCTTGAGTGTTATTATTCGTGAACCTATCTACGACTTCGCACCGGGTTAACGTATTGTAGCATAAACTTTTAGTTTGTGCCTCTGAACGTATCCCTGTGTATGGAAACCTCTCATTAATTTAAGTTATGACAACAAGCCGATCTATTTATCTTCTTATACTCATACTGAGCCTCGGCCCCCCCGCAGTTGCGAGAGCAGCAGACGAAGGCGCGCATGCCGCCGAATTTCTCAGCCACGGCGTAGGTGCGCGTGCCTTGGGAATGGGTGGCGCATTCGTTGCCGTCGCCGATGACGCAACCGCGACTTACTGGAATCCCGCCGGGTTGACCAAAGTGAAGAAACACAGTTTCTCGGCGATGTATTCCGATACCTTTAGCACTGGAGATGGGGGGTGGCTCACCAGAGGCTTAGTCACCTACAACTTCGTCAACTACGTCTACCAAATCGAGGATATCGGCAGCATCGGATTGAGTTGGATCCGGCTCGGCGTTGACGATATACCGCGCACGACTTTCATTGATGTTAACAATAACGGGTTCCTCGGCGATTTTCAGGATAAAAATGGCAACGGCATCAAAGAGGACGGCGAACCTTATATCGACAAACCCGAAGTTGCCGAGTATTTCAGCAATACCGATAACGCCCTGCTTATCTCTTATGCCCGTCAAGTCCACCCCATGGCGGCTGTCGGTGGCAACCTCAAACTCCTCAACCAATCCATTTTTCAGAACAGTGGAACCGGTTTCGGTATTGACATCGGTCTGATTGCGGAACCTTACAAGGGGTTACGGGTCGGGGCAATGTTGTTAGATGCAACGGGTACCCAAGTCCGTTGGGATACTGCCGACACACCGACATTCACTCGCACGCGCCGACTCCGATTCGGCACGGCTTACCACTTTGCCGTTCCACGTCTCGGTAAAGGGGCAATTGGCGCGGATTTTGAAACCGACCAAGCCGATCTGGAGGTAGGGGGTGCTGGCGGCGGGATGCTTCTACGCGTCGGTGCGGAATACTGGCTCTTCAATACCCTCGCACTCCGGGGCGGCTGGAATGGACATGGACTCTCTGCAGGGGCTGGCCTCCGATTGGGGATAAATGCCATGTCGTTTTTCGTCAACTACGCCTTCAATACCCACACCCTCGGCGGCTCACAGCGCATCTCCGTCTCCGGGGAATTCTAACTAAACTCTCATTCCTTTTTCGTCTTTGCCCATATTGTCGTAAGTAACTGCGGTTGCGGCGAAACCGGCAACGCATACGCCGGATCGAACCAATCTCCCAGACTATTCCAGACCGTCTGATCCGTCAGCTGCGTAGCAAGTCCCTCCATTACTGAAATTTTGAAAATATGCACCTGTTTGAACTCTCTATCTGGACGCTCGTACAGGAGTTCATCACCTGCTGGAGACCATATTGGGTGGGTCACGGGCGATCCTGCTTCGCCAATTAGTTGATGAAGTCCCGTTCCATCTCGATTTACAATGTAGGCAGTTTCCCTACCAACATTCTCGGGGTTGGGTTCAACGCGCGTCCACGCAAATGCGAGTTTATTACCATCAGGAGACCATGCCGGATGACGCAGCCAGGCTGGCGCATCGGGCGGAAAAAAGAATTTTGAGCGACTCGTCCGAACATTGAGAATTGTAATGTATCGAGGATGCTTCAACCTGCGGTTAATAAAGGCGATTTCCTTTCCATCAGGAGACCAAACGGGCATGATACCAATTACAACACGATCCTCCTTTTTTCCATCTATTGGTGCAATATAAAGGGAGGGCACATCGAGTTTTGAGCGGACGTAGGCAATCTGTTTTCCGTCAGGCGACCATGTCGGTGCTATTCTCTCTTGGGATTTTGCAAAAACACGTCTTACATCTGAACCATCGACATTCATCAGATATAGATCGAAACTGAAAGACCCTCTATCTCGGTCTGAACAAAAAAGAATATGTTCGCCGGTAGGTGAGAAGACGGGCTGCACATCATCTGCGGGATGATTGGTGAGATTGACGACCCCTTGCCCATCAGTATTCATGAGGTAGATGTCTCGATTCTCAAGCAACTCCCGGTTTCCCGAGAAGACGATTTTAGCAGTGGCAGGTATCGCTTTTCCCAATACTGGGGCCCCGATTAAGCAGAATATGAGTGCACTCAGCAGATAACAGAAAAAGGTGGTTTGAACTCTCATCTGACATCGCTCCAAACGTTGTATATCAAGGATCTATGAGTGTAAGTACTTTAGCACCCACTCATAGATCCTCCTAAGAGTACCTTAGTGTTTTACGCAGCTACCAACCATATGGCAGTGGTAACCTGGAGGACATGGTTGCCCTTTATCACAAGGGAACGCCTCAACATCTGGTGTTACCATGATCGCTTGCGCGAGCAGGGCACCACCTGTTGCCACACCGAGCGTCAATGGTGACTTAACGCCGACACGGCCCTCTTCGGATTTGAGGAAGTCACTAATTTTACTGCGAATGTTGTTTTTCATCTATGGGTTTTCTCCTTTCTGCTGGTGCTTCTCTTCCGGCAAGATTGATTTCCCAACACTTATTGGGAGACCCATTTCCAGGGCGAATACTATCACTACGGGAGTGAAGCCTTCTCCCTGGATATGCTTTCTAATGGCTTTTCAAAAGGTTCATCATCCTTGTTGGTTATTTGAAAGGTGCCTATTCAATTTGTGAACTGTAATTACTGGCATGGCGTTCCACTCGCCCGCAAGAGTTGATTCGCTTGGAATTTGTGATTATCGACGAAATAGGCAATATTCTCCTTCGTCGCAAACCAAAGTGCAACCAATGCTTGCACTAACGGGAGGAGTAAACATTATTTGAGTCAGAAAGAAACTCCCAATTCCTACAGTTAACACCAGCGGGGCCTTGATACCAGTTTTGCCTTCCTCAGATTGCAAAAATGTATGAATTCTACGACGTAGATTTTTCTTCATTGGGTTCACCTCCTTTCTCTCATCGGTAATTCTTATCAGCACTTTCATTTCCAGAATGAACAACATCCATAAGGGAACAGATCTTCTAAAAATGCTTAAAAACAAATACAATCTCAGCATCTCTAACATTTTGACTAATATCACTGCTAATGTGTTTTCAAGGTGATTAAATCTAAAACATTATTTTCTTTTCACTTCCGACCACGTTGTAGTTAGCAATCGGGATTGGGGTGAAACAGGCAAGGCAAACGCTGGATCAAACCAACTTCCGAGGTGATGTCCTGTTCCAATGTGGGTCAGTTGTATCGTTTCATTACTCTCTAAATCTATTTTGAATATTTGCGTATCATCACCATCATCAGCGTGAATGTAGAGAAGCGCATTTCCCACTGGAGACCAGGCGGGTTCACCGGCTGACGAGCCTTGTGGAGCAACAATTTGTTGAACTTCTGTTCCATCACGGTTCATAATATAGATTGTTTCCACCTCAAACCCTTCGGGCCGCCAGGCAAACGCGATCTTTTCACCATTTGGAGACCACACAGGACTTCGAACCCACATCGGAACTTTAGGGAAGGGGAGGAATGTTTGTTTTCTCGATCGGACCTTGAGCAAACTAATACGTCTGGGTTCGTCAAATGCTCCACTGAGAAAGGTTATCTCTGCGCCATCAGGCGACCAGTCGGACAAACTGCCAATAGCCACTTCTTTCTCTTCTCTTCCATCCATTGTTGCGATATACACAAACCATTCACCCCGTTCAATCTTGGTATAAGCAATGTGTCTTCCATCAAATGACCAAACTGGATGTCTTCTATCCGCTGATTTTTCAAACACGCTTCGGACGTTTTTACCATCTGGATCCATCAAATACAAATCCCAACTCCCCAGAAAGCGGTCTCGATCTGATGCAAAAAGAATCTGTTCACCTGTCGGTGACCATATCGGTGCGACATCATCCGCCTTATTGCGACTTATATTCACCTGTTGTGTTCCATCCGGATTCATCAAGTAGATTTCTCGGTTGCCATCCCTACCCGAAGCAAACACAATTTTCGCGGTGATCGGTGCTTTTGCCAGTGCTGGGTAAAAGTCGGGGCATAATAATACAACACTTAATATACAATAGATATAGAGAGGCTTATGTCTCATAAGATGTCCCTCCGAAAGTGGAGGTAAAAGTAGTCCGGTTCTGAACCCAGTTTTCTATTCCTATAGCTTATATCTTCTTCTCCTCAACTACAGAAGTAAATAATTGGGCATTGAAATGCTGAGGGCATCTCGGAAAAAGAACCGGCATGCCCTCAACAAATGCTAACGCCTTACGGACTTACACAACTACCGCTTGGATGACACTTCCAAGGCCGATTTGGACAATCTCCGTGTTCGCGGCAAGGTATTGCATCAGCTTCTGGTGTTCCTACGATAGCCTGTGCGAGTAGCACGCTACCAACCGCTGCACCAAGCGTCAGAGAGGATTTTATCCCAACCTTGCCTTCCTCGGATTGGACAAACTCGCGGATTTTACCGCGGAGATTCTTTTTCATATCGGTTTTTCTCCTTTCTGCCGGTGCTTCCACGCCGGCGAGATTGACTTCCCAACTCCGGTCAGGAACCCAAAATTAGGACTTATGCCCATTCCTAAAGTATTTTCAAGGTGATTCAATCTAAAACCTATTCCCGTTTCAGTTCTCCCCATATTGTGGTTAGCAACTGTGGTTGCGGTGAAACTGGCAACGCAAACGCCGGGTCAAACCAGTCTCCACCAAAATTCCTTGGACCAATATGCGTCAACTGCGTCCGAATACCGTTATTCACATCAACTTTGAAGATCTGCCTAAAACCC is part of the Candidatus Poribacteria bacterium genome and encodes:
- a CDS encoding PorV/PorQ family protein, whose amino-acid sequence is MTTSRSIYLLILILSLGPPAVARAADEGAHAAEFLSHGVGARALGMGGAFVAVADDATATYWNPAGLTKVKKHSFSAMYSDTFSTGDGGWLTRGLVTYNFVNYVYQIEDIGSIGLSWIRLGVDDIPRTTFIDVNNNGFLGDFQDKNGNGIKEDGEPYIDKPEVAEYFSNTDNALLISYARQVHPMAAVGGNLKLLNQSIFQNSGTGFGIDIGLIAEPYKGLRVGAMLLDATGTQVRWDTADTPTFTRTRRLRFGTAYHFAVPRLGKGAIGADFETDQADLEVGGAGGGMLLRVGAEYWLFNTLALRGGWNGHGLSAGAGLRLGINAMSFFVNYAFNTHTLGGSQRISVSGEF